The Tepidibacter hydrothermalis genome includes a window with the following:
- a CDS encoding potassium channel family protein, translating into MPFSKKEKSLFFITLLIALLSYSVISLSHTFSYQLIGMWIILIDYTVFLFFSQFKHNTLSIVSNISFYCLLYGITNLYSLLQIKIDTLNFNTKLFFIIFLIYLLLIFINIINFCINFHSNKKHTKSIVNILILIFNYLLIVFIIIYGFSTIYDNYYGCSENNFIISSSWSDLTSFYYSSVTFFTVGYGDIVPNTDMLKVISVSEMILSSIINLIFIPITFIFIQKELDVLLDNK; encoded by the coding sequence ATGCCCTTTAGTAAAAAAGAAAAATCATTGTTTTTTATTACACTTTTAATAGCGTTGCTTTCTTATTCTGTAATTAGTTTAAGTCATACTTTTTCATATCAGCTTATTGGTATGTGGATTATTTTAATAGATTATACCGTATTTTTATTTTTTTCTCAGTTTAAGCATAACACCCTGTCTATTGTATCCAATATTTCGTTTTATTGTTTATTATACGGGATTACAAATTTATATTCATTATTACAAATTAAGATAGATACTCTTAATTTTAATACAAAACTATTTTTTATAATTTTTTTAATTTATTTATTACTTATTTTTATAAATATAATAAATTTCTGTATAAATTTTCATTCAAATAAAAAACACACTAAATCTATAGTCAATATTTTAATCTTAATATTTAATTATTTGCTAATAGTCTTTATAATAATATATGGTTTTAGCACCATATATGACAATTATTACGGTTGTAGTGAAAACAATTTTATTATCTCATCGTCTTGGAGTGATCTTACATCTTTTTATTATAGCTCTGTAACTTTCTTTACTGTTGGTTATGGGGATATAGTTCCTAATACTGATATGTTAAAAGTTATTTCTGTATCTGAAATGATATTATCTTCTATAATAAATCTAATTTTTATACCTATTACTTTTATATTTATACAAAAAGAACTTGACGTACTGTTAGATAATAAATAG
- a CDS encoding HNH endonuclease: protein MINTWIYSADPNEYDVIRAFKDLGQLDWSMKSNADVNDIVYIYIGYEIKNIAIKTKVIEINPEEFIDDGDYVINIDRMDGDNCGDYIRLKMIDYFDQDKENLMTYELMRDNGLNGPIRGPIKLDNNEQLKGYIELSESKMIKNRIENLKVSDVLTNNQLMYTFKCSNSSGMRRAHKTNTLSIISDHTKALYEDRWIDGIFHYTGMGQVGHQSLDYAQNKVLYQSNDTDIKVYLFEVFEEGKYVFEGQVELYDEPYQEEQTDKNNDIRNVWVFPLKRCNENQDVVIKDNSYKKNKDKKEKKAKKLSDKELLEKAKRARKRSGTRNVNTVVYDRDEHVAELAKRRANGICQLCGQKAPFNNNKGEPYLETHHIEWLSRGGEDSIDNTVALCPNCHKRMHILDCNEDIKKLKKNMKRIVLINQ, encoded by the coding sequence ATGATAAATACTTGGATTTATTCAGCAGATCCAAATGAGTATGATGTAATTAGAGCATTTAAGGATTTAGGTCAATTGGATTGGAGCATGAAAAGTAATGCTGATGTTAATGACATAGTATACATATATATAGGATATGAAATTAAGAATATAGCAATCAAAACTAAAGTTATTGAAATAAATCCTGAAGAATTTATAGATGACGGTGATTATGTTATTAATATTGATAGAATGGATGGAGATAACTGTGGAGATTATATAAGATTAAAAATGATTGATTATTTTGATCAAGATAAAGAAAATTTAATGACTTATGAATTAATGAGAGATAATGGTTTAAATGGTCCTATCAGAGGTCCTATAAAATTAGATAATAATGAGCAGTTAAAAGGATACATTGAGCTTTCAGAATCAAAAATGATTAAAAATAGAATTGAAAATTTAAAAGTATCGGATGTACTTACGAACAATCAGTTAATGTATACATTTAAGTGTAGTAACTCATCAGGAATGAGAAGAGCTCATAAAACTAATACATTATCTATAATTTCTGATCATACAAAAGCTTTATATGAGGATAGATGGATAGATGGCATATTTCATTATACAGGTATGGGCCAAGTTGGACACCAAAGTTTAGATTATGCTCAGAACAAGGTATTATATCAATCAAATGATACAGATATTAAAGTGTATTTATTTGAAGTGTTTGAAGAAGGAAAATATGTTTTTGAAGGTCAAGTTGAATTATACGATGAACCATACCAAGAAGAGCAAACAGATAAGAATAATGATATAAGAAATGTTTGGGTATTTCCTTTAAAAAGATGTAATGAAAATCAAGATGTAGTAATCAAAGATAATTCATATAAGAAAAATAAAGACAAGAAAGAAAAAAAAGCTAAAAAATTATCTGATAAAGAACTTTTAGAAAAAGCAAAGAGAGCTAGAAAAAGATCAGGAACTAGGAATGTAAATACTGTTGTATATGACAGAGACGAACATGTAGCAGAGCTAGCTAAAAGGAGAGCTAATGGCATTTGTCAGTTATGTGGGCAGAAGGCTCCTTTTAACAATAACAAAGGTGAGCCTTACTTAGAAACACATCATATAGAGTGGTTATCTAGAGGAGGAGAAGATTCTATAGATAATACTGTAGCTCTATGTCCTAATTGTCATAAAAGAATGCATATTTTAGATTGTAACGAAGATATAAAAAAACTAAAGAAAAATATGAAAAGAATAGTATTAATTAATCAATGA